One window of Chamaesiphon minutus PCC 6605 genomic DNA carries:
- a CDS encoding Npun_F0494 family protein, with amino-acid sequence MVAIPKSGKVISYPAETIDRADLALRCAPFQLALFAKMRWESVSVPKLAGDLGVKSGYTRYPLSELAVETATDWLIQVGMLRREVDGQGLTDSFRLTPLGLELVEKWEAAGGVLPSVSPIARWQNWSARWLRLPF; translated from the coding sequence GTGGTTGCTATTCCTAAATCTGGCAAAGTTATCTCCTATCCAGCCGAAACGATCGATCGAGCTGACTTGGCGTTGCGCTGTGCGCCGTTTCAATTAGCTCTGTTCGCGAAAATGCGCTGGGAGAGTGTCTCGGTACCTAAGTTGGCTGGCGATTTGGGCGTCAAATCTGGCTATACGCGCTATCCGCTCTCGGAGTTGGCTGTCGAGACGGCGACTGATTGGCTGATTCAGGTGGGGATGTTGCGGCGGGAAGTGGACGGACAAGGGTTGACGGATAGTTTTCGGCTGACGCCACTAGGTTTAGAATTAGTCGAAAAATGGGAAGCGGCTGGTGGTGTATTACCTTCAGTCAGCCCAATCGCTCGTTGGCAAAATTGGAGTGCGCGCTGGTTGAGACTCCCTTTTTAA
- the murJ gene encoding murein biosynthesis integral membrane protein MurJ, which translates to MTESKKPTRSIASIAGIVAAATLISKVFGLVRSIALAAAFGNGIVTEAFAYAYAIPGFLLILLGGINGPFHSAIVSVLTKEKDKSQVAPIVETITTIVGIVLLCVSIAIFCFASNAIDIVAPNLAHSSDAARGALVRQCAIEQLQIMSAMAVLAGFIGIGFGTLSSADFYWLPSISPLLTSSTTIVGVGVLAVYLGPKIMLSENALLAGKVLAGTTLIGALLQWLMQVITQWRVGLGTIKPRLEWRRQGVQDVLKILGPATFSSGTLQINLFIDLAFASGIAGAASAMQYSGLLIQTPLGIISNIILVSLLPEFSRLADPQNWTQLKDRIRQGLLLTGIAMMPLSAVMMALAFPIVQTVYQYGAFKTQDSQLVGSILIASSLGMFIFLGRDVLVRVFYALGDGSTPFKISMVNIFFNFLFDYLFWKPFGAAGITLSTVCINLISFSVMLFLLDRRLNGLPWRGFVPLLGIFFASTVAGGVTWGISYGWQQFIPVSNTITLLVQLAISGGMGFAVFAAIVSQLKLPEFDRFVAQIRQKIFKK; encoded by the coding sequence GTGACTGAATCGAAGAAACCAACTCGATCGATCGCCAGCATTGCCGGAATCGTCGCTGCTGCCACCTTAATTAGCAAAGTGTTCGGGTTAGTGCGCTCGATCGCGCTCGCTGCTGCCTTTGGTAATGGGATTGTCACCGAAGCATTTGCTTATGCCTATGCGATTCCGGGCTTTCTGTTAATTTTACTCGGTGGGATTAATGGGCCATTTCATAGCGCGATCGTCAGCGTACTTACCAAAGAAAAAGATAAATCGCAAGTAGCACCGATTGTCGAGACAATTACGACGATCGTCGGGATCGTTTTATTGTGCGTGAGTATTGCGATCTTCTGCTTCGCTAGCAATGCGATCGATATTGTCGCGCCCAATTTAGCTCATAGCAGCGATGCCGCGCGCGGTGCTTTGGTGCGTCAATGCGCGATCGAACAGTTGCAAATCATGTCCGCAATGGCCGTTCTCGCAGGCTTTATCGGCATTGGTTTTGGTACCCTCAGTTCGGCGGATTTTTACTGGCTACCATCCATCAGCCCCCTGCTGACTAGCTCTACAACGATCGTTGGTGTGGGCGTTCTGGCAGTCTATTTGGGGCCAAAAATTATGCTCTCCGAAAATGCCTTGTTAGCAGGAAAAGTCCTCGCAGGTACCACCCTAATCGGCGCGCTATTGCAATGGTTGATGCAAGTAATAACTCAATGGCGGGTAGGTTTGGGCACGATTAAACCGCGATTAGAATGGCGGCGACAAGGCGTCCAAGATGTTCTCAAAATTCTCGGCCCTGCAACCTTCTCTTCTGGTACGCTGCAAATTAACCTATTTATCGATCTAGCATTTGCGTCAGGAATTGCAGGTGCGGCTTCGGCAATGCAATATTCGGGATTATTAATTCAGACGCCACTGGGAATTATTTCCAATATTATTTTAGTCTCGCTATTGCCCGAATTTTCGCGCCTAGCCGATCCTCAAAATTGGACTCAGCTCAAAGATCGGATTCGTCAAGGCTTGCTGCTGACGGGGATTGCGATGATGCCCCTCAGCGCGGTGATGATGGCTCTGGCTTTTCCGATCGTCCAGACAGTTTATCAATATGGTGCCTTCAAAACTCAAGATTCGCAGCTTGTTGGCTCGATTTTAATCGCTTCTAGCTTGGGGATGTTTATCTTTCTGGGGCGCGATGTGCTGGTGCGGGTATTCTACGCACTCGGCGATGGCAGTACGCCATTTAAGATCAGCATGGTGAATATCTTCTTCAATTTCCTGTTTGACTACTTATTCTGGAAACCCTTTGGTGCGGCGGGGATTACCTTATCGACAGTTTGCATCAATCTGATTTCGTTCTCGGTAATGCTATTTTTGCTCGATCGCCGCTTAAATGGTTTACCATGGCGGGGATTTGTCCCATTGCTGGGCATCTTCTTCGCTAGCACAGTCGCAGGTGGCGTTACATGGGGCATAAGTTACGGTTGGCAGCAGTTTATCCCCGTTAGCAATACAATTACGCTGTTGGTGCAACTAGCTATCTCTGGTGGCATGGGTTTCGCCGTATTTGCCGCGATCGTCTCTCAGCTCAAATTACCAGAATTCGATCGATTCGTCGCCCAGATTCGGCAGAAAATATTTAAAAAGTAA
- a CDS encoding AI-2E family transporter encodes MLRFPTKIQNLLLVGLGFPIVALNIWVLSQFFRYFEHLITILTIAALVAFLLNYPVKILEQVNVRRLLAIVCVLLITLTLLIILGVTVVPNAIEQTTELIKQVPEWIRASNENINAWEEWGKRKGLQLDFNVLRSQINAKIDTQLQIIGAEVVGLAVGTLSGVVDTLSIIVLSIYMLLYGDRLWFGIVAILPEGIRIPLSESLRQNFQNFFISQLILGTFMATSLTAVFFFLQVPFGLSFAIFIGAAELIPFIGASLGIGLVTVVIMLKNFGLGVSVLIASVIVQQIKDNLLAPKLMGEFIGLNPIAILICLLTGGQIAGLLGVIVSVPIAGTIKGTFDLMSKPPHNLVPQPEYAGESLDSE; translated from the coding sequence ATGCTCCGTTTTCCCACCAAGATCCAAAACTTACTACTCGTCGGGCTAGGATTTCCGATCGTTGCACTCAATATCTGGGTATTGTCTCAATTTTTTCGATATTTCGAGCATCTAATTACGATTTTAACGATCGCCGCGCTTGTGGCATTTTTGCTCAACTACCCAGTTAAAATTCTCGAACAAGTAAACGTTCGCCGCTTGCTGGCGATCGTTTGCGTGTTATTAATTACACTTACACTCTTAATTATTTTGGGCGTAACCGTAGTTCCCAATGCGATCGAGCAAACTACCGAATTAATTAAACAAGTACCGGAGTGGATTAGGGCAAGTAACGAAAATATTAATGCTTGGGAAGAATGGGGAAAAAGAAAAGGCTTACAGCTCGATTTTAATGTGTTGAGGTCGCAGATTAATGCCAAGATTGACACTCAACTCCAAATTATTGGTGCTGAGGTGGTTGGATTGGCTGTAGGTACGCTATCGGGCGTAGTCGATACACTTTCAATTATCGTCTTGTCGATTTATATGTTGTTGTATGGCGATCGATTGTGGTTTGGGATTGTGGCAATTTTACCAGAGGGCATTAGGATACCTTTAAGCGAATCGTTACGACAAAATTTTCAGAACTTTTTTATCAGTCAACTGATTTTAGGGACGTTCATGGCCACGAGCCTAACTGCGGTTTTCTTTTTCTTACAAGTGCCCTTTGGATTATCTTTTGCAATTTTCATCGGTGCTGCGGAATTAATTCCTTTTATCGGAGCCAGTTTGGGTATCGGACTAGTCACAGTCGTAATTATGTTAAAAAACTTCGGATTGGGAGTTTCGGTGTTAATTGCTTCGGTAATCGTTCAACAAATTAAGGATAATTTATTAGCACCAAAATTAATGGGCGAATTCATCGGTTTAAATCCGATCGCGATTTTGATCTGTTTGCTTACTGGCGGTCAAATCGCCGGATTATTGGGCGTCATTGTATCTGTGCCGATCGCAGGTACGATCAAAGGCACGTTCGACCTGATGAGCAAACCACCCCATAACCTAGTCCCTCAGCCAGAATATGCTGGAGAATCGCTAGATAGTGAGTAG
- the psbP gene encoding photosystem II reaction center PsbP, which produces MWKQVTVSIIVALAIVLQINVTPAEAAGLQGYVDTGDGYKFLYPNGWVAVKTTKGADIIFHDLIESSENVSVVISQVDKDKKLSDLGTASDVGYKLGKNAIAPPGSGREAELISAETHEAKGKTYYILEYDVTLPTSKRHNIASVVVSRGKLFTFNASTTDRRWGKMKNVFKDVVNSFSVA; this is translated from the coding sequence ATGTGGAAACAAGTTACCGTGTCGATAATTGTGGCACTGGCGATCGTCTTACAGATTAATGTCACGCCTGCTGAAGCTGCCGGATTGCAAGGCTATGTAGATACTGGTGATGGTTATAAATTTCTCTATCCTAATGGCTGGGTAGCTGTGAAAACTACTAAAGGTGCGGATATTATCTTTCATGACTTGATCGAATCTAGTGAAAACGTCAGTGTCGTTATCAGTCAAGTAGATAAAGATAAAAAACTCAGCGATCTCGGTACGGCTTCTGACGTAGGTTATAAATTAGGCAAAAACGCGATCGCGCCACCAGGATCGGGACGGGAAGCCGAATTGATTAGTGCCGAAACCCATGAAGCTAAGGGTAAAACTTACTATATTCTCGAATATGATGTCACATTACCCACTAGTAAAAGACATAATATTGCTAGCGTCGTTGTCAGTCGTGGCAAATTATTTACCTTCAATGCTTCGACTACCGATCGACGGTGGGGGAAAATGAAAAATGTTTTTAAAGATGTTGTTAACTCCTTCAGTGTTGCTTAG
- a CDS encoding Maf family protein yields MTINFVLASASPARRRLLQSVGINPLVCVSHFDESQIQLRDPMALVETLAQRKAEVVTNQVQDSLILGCDSILVVGDEIYGKPEDPAVAFTRWQKMRGGSGTLYTGHALIDQTQAKQVVRCGITQVYFGRVTDAQIQAYIATGEPLVCAGGFALEGKGSALVDKIDGCHSNVIGLSLPLLRSMLAELSYDLCSYW; encoded by the coding sequence ATGACTATTAACTTTGTGCTAGCTTCTGCTTCACCCGCTCGGAGACGATTGCTTCAGAGCGTCGGCATCAATCCGCTCGTCTGCGTCAGCCACTTCGACGAATCGCAGATTCAACTGCGCGATCCGATGGCACTAGTAGAGACGTTAGCGCAGCGGAAGGCAGAAGTTGTCACCAACCAAGTCCAAGATTCCCTCATTCTCGGATGCGACTCGATCTTAGTTGTTGGTGACGAAATCTACGGTAAACCAGAAGATCCAGCAGTCGCATTTACCCGCTGGCAAAAAATGCGGGGTGGTAGTGGGACTTTATACACCGGACATGCCCTGATCGACCAAACCCAAGCCAAACAAGTCGTCCGGTGTGGAATTACCCAAGTTTATTTCGGGCGAGTGACCGATGCTCAGATTCAGGCTTATATTGCCACTGGCGAGCCGTTAGTCTGTGCGGGGGGATTTGCCCTCGAAGGTAAAGGCAGTGCCTTGGTTGACAAAATTGATGGCTGTCATAGCAATGTGATTGGCCTCAGCTTGCCATTGCTTCGATCGATGCTTGCCGAACTGAGCTACGATCTGTGTAGTTACTGGTGA
- a CDS encoding ISNCY family transposase — translation MEPMKLSFGVLIVYLNRAILQMKDPRLASNGTKYTIRDAVLGAFSMFFMQSESFLEHQRHMNSNQGKSNAQTLFGMIKIPTVPQIRNILDEISATALFGVFNHVYQSLRREGHLKPFEYLGGLLVALDGTQYFDSHKLNCKCCSSRTHKNGTVTYFHSAILPVIVAPGQSQVISLAPEFITPQDGHQKQDCEVAAAKRWLKTHAPEFQGQAITLLGDDLYSHQPMCEQVIASGMNFIFTCLETSHTAVYDWLKYLDGIGEVKKLEVKQWNSNSSELYSYQYVNGIPLRDSQPAMKVNWCKLIHTRQSDGEILYENSFITRHELNEQSVPLVAAAGRCRWKTENENHNVLKTKGYHLEHNFGHGQQHLAACLLTLNLLAFLFHTVLHLTDLAYGQIRLKRVTRKGFFQDILSLTKYLLFESWPSLIDFMLYGSASTLVANSS, via the coding sequence ATGGAGCCAATGAAGCTGAGTTTTGGGGTATTGATAGTCTATCTGAACCGAGCAATTCTTCAGATGAAAGATCCGCGCCTTGCCAGCAATGGCACTAAATACACCATCAGAGATGCTGTGTTGGGAGCATTTTCGATGTTTTTCATGCAAAGCGAATCCTTTTTAGAACATCAGCGGCACATGAATAGCAATCAGGGCAAAAGCAATGCTCAGACACTGTTTGGCATGATTAAAATCCCAACAGTGCCGCAAATTCGGAATATCCTGGATGAAATTTCAGCCACAGCACTATTTGGAGTATTCAATCACGTCTATCAGTCTTTAAGACGAGAAGGTCACTTGAAACCGTTTGAATATCTCGGTGGATTACTAGTTGCGCTGGATGGAACTCAGTATTTTGACTCGCACAAACTCAACTGTAAATGCTGTTCGAGCCGTACCCACAAAAATGGCACAGTAACTTACTTCCACAGTGCCATTTTGCCTGTAATAGTTGCGCCTGGGCAATCTCAAGTAATTTCCTTAGCTCCGGAATTCATCACACCTCAAGATGGTCACCAGAAGCAGGACTGCGAAGTGGCAGCAGCTAAACGATGGCTCAAAACTCATGCCCCAGAATTCCAAGGACAAGCAATCACTCTACTCGGAGATGACCTCTACAGTCACCAACCAATGTGTGAACAGGTGATAGCGTCGGGAATGAACTTTATCTTTACCTGTTTAGAAACGTCTCATACTGCTGTTTATGATTGGTTGAAATACTTGGATGGTATTGGCGAGGTGAAAAAGCTAGAAGTGAAACAGTGGAACAGCAATTCAAGCGAATTATATAGCTATCAATATGTGAATGGAATTCCTCTAAGGGACTCCCAGCCAGCAATGAAGGTCAATTGGTGTAAACTAATCCATACCCGCCAATCAGATGGAGAAATATTATATGAAAATTCATTTATTACCCGCCATGAATTAAACGAACAGAGCGTACCTCTGGTTGCTGCGGCTGGTCGATGTCGTTGGAAGACCGAAAATGAAAATCATAATGTGCTCAAAACAAAGGGATATCATCTGGAGCATAACTTTGGGCATGGTCAGCAGCATTTAGCTGCTTGTTTATTGACGCTGAACCTGTTGGCATTCCTTTTTCACACTGTTTTGCATTTAACAGATCTTGCATATGGACAGATTCGTCTCAAGCGTGTTACTCGTAAAGGCTTTTTTCAAGATATCCTCAGTCTTACCAAATATTTACTCTTTGAGAGTTGGCCTTCTTTGATTGATTTCATGCTTTACGGCTCGGCTTCCACTCTGGTCGCCAACTCTTCCTAG
- the lgt gene encoding prolipoprotein diacylglyceryl transferase encodes MLAELLHFPSLGIENLASLLQLPSLDLVNFTHAIDLNWGQFFLAFQFVSPGEEIFNVVGFRLKWYGLLIATAVLIGVNLSMRLAKSRDVEPEAIADLSIWLVLAAIPCARLYYVAFQWQNYSQHPEQIIKIWEGGIAIHGAIIGGSIAAIIFAKLKQISFWQLADIVAPSVALGQSIGRWGNFFNSEAYGGPTDLPWKLCIPSGDGTCSYVHPTFLYESLWNLLVFIILMWLFVRDNNRHQLRTGSIFLMYLIAYSIGRFGIEGLRTDSLMLGSLRIAQVISFVGIAIGSLGLLWLYIRRRRLPDVV; translated from the coding sequence ATGTTAGCTGAGTTACTGCATTTTCCTAGTCTAGGTATCGAAAATTTAGCTTCCCTCTTGCAACTTCCCAGTTTAGATCTGGTTAATTTCACTCACGCGATCGATCTCAATTGGGGGCAATTCTTCCTCGCTTTTCAATTTGTGTCACCTGGAGAAGAAATTTTTAATGTTGTTGGTTTTCGCCTCAAGTGGTATGGCTTATTAATTGCCACCGCAGTATTAATTGGGGTGAATTTATCGATGCGATTGGCCAAGTCTCGCGATGTCGAACCAGAAGCGATCGCCGATCTGTCGATTTGGTTAGTATTAGCGGCGATTCCTTGCGCACGACTATATTATGTCGCTTTTCAATGGCAAAACTATTCGCAACATCCCGAACAAATTATCAAAATTTGGGAAGGCGGAATTGCCATTCATGGAGCGATTATTGGCGGGTCGATTGCGGCAATTATTTTTGCCAAACTCAAGCAGATTTCATTTTGGCAATTAGCCGATATTGTCGCGCCATCAGTAGCTTTAGGCCAATCGATCGGCAGATGGGGTAATTTTTTTAATTCAGAAGCCTACGGAGGGCCGACAGATTTACCATGGAAACTATGTATTCCAAGCGGTGATGGAACTTGCAGTTACGTTCATCCCACATTTTTATATGAATCGCTCTGGAATTTACTAGTATTTATCATCTTAATGTGGTTGTTTGTTCGAGACAATAATCGGCATCAACTGCGGACTGGTTCGATATTTTTGATGTACTTAATCGCTTATAGTATCGGACGGTTTGGGATTGAAGGTTTACGCACGGATAGTTTAATGTTAGGCTCGCTGAGAATCGCTCAAGTAATTAGTTTCGTCGGCATTGCGATCGGCTCGCTCGGTTTATTATGGTTGTATATTCGTCGCCGTCGATTGCCAGACGTGGTTTGA
- a CDS encoding rhodanese-like domain-containing protein produces the protein MSFTEITVTELAAKIADPDAPYQFVDVREPHELEIATLPRFINLPLSEYASWSPEIYTRLDKDIETLVLCHHGMRSAQMSQWLIERGFTHVSNIIGGIDAYSHYVDPQIARY, from the coding sequence ATGAGTTTTACCGAAATTACCGTTACCGAACTAGCGGCAAAAATTGCCGATCCAGATGCACCATATCAGTTTGTGGATGTCAGAGAACCTCACGAACTAGAGATCGCGACACTGCCGAGATTTATCAACTTGCCCTTGAGCGAATACGCCAGTTGGTCGCCAGAGATTTATACTCGATTGGACAAAGATATCGAAACACTCGTATTGTGCCATCATGGAATGCGATCGGCGCAAATGAGTCAGTGGCTAATCGAGCGCGGTTTTACGCATGTTAGTAACATTATTGGTGGTATCGACGCATACAGCCATTATGTCGATCCCCAAATCGCAAGGTACTAG